Proteins encoded within one genomic window of Gadus chalcogrammus isolate NIFS_2021 chromosome 6, NIFS_Gcha_1.0, whole genome shotgun sequence:
- the gcnt4a gene encoding beta-1,3-galactosyl-O-glycosyl-glycoprotein beta-1,6-N-acetylglucosaminyltransferase 4 isoform X4, giving the protein MTIRCGALHTLRHRCFLFSSSLLLLCLLKLVYINVRVKNSFYLEPYGFTASYFRTWANGHNINCTRIYKLEPVEIGKSLELRRKANVVLEDDRIVSLSADCERFVKTRRYNDIPVFDEELKFPLAYSLVVHKNAPMVERILRAIYAPHNIYCIHYDKKSTPAFIKAMKNMANCLPNLFIASKIESVEYAHITRLNADLNCISDMLKSDVKWEYVINLCGQDFPLKTNYELVMELKALNGSNMLESSRPSELKKQRFVFQYELQNMPYEYHKLPVKTTRLKDAAPHSIQVFIGSAYFVLSRDFVAFVTTSPVAKDFLAWSADTYSPDEHFWATLVRVPGVPGHILRTHIDITDLQSKTRLVKWNYLEGSLYPPCTGTHMRSVCIYGAAELRWLLNYGHWFANKFDLKVDPIVINCLEEKLDEKRKQRGNMLV; this is encoded by the coding sequence ATGACAATTCGATGTGGTGCCTTACATACGTTGAGACACAGATGCTTCctgttttcttcctctcttctgctGCTGTGTTTACTTAAGCTGGTTTACATCAACGTGAGGGTGAAGAACAGCTTCTATCTGGAGCCCTATGGATTTACTGCCAGCTATTTCAGAACCTGGGCCAATGGGcacaacatcaactgcactcGCATATACAAATTGGAACCTGTGGAGATAGGCAAGTCTTTGGAGTTACGAAGGAAAGCCAACGTGGTCTTGGAAGATGACAGGATTGTCTCTTTGTCCGCAGACTGTGAGAGGTTTGTCAAAACAAGACGATACAATGACATCCCCGTGTTCGATGAGGAATTGAAATTTCCCCTGGCATATTCCCTTGTTGTACACAAGAATGCACCAATGGTAGAGCGCATTCTTCGAGCGATATATGCGCCTCACAACATCTATTGCATTCACTATGACAAAAAATCGACACCAGCTTTTATAAAAGCCATGAAAAACATGGCTAATTGTTTGCCCAACCTGTTTATTGCATCCAAAATTGAGTCTGTTGAGTATGCCCATATCACCAGGCTCAATGCTGACCTGAATTGCATCTCTGACATGTTGAAGTCTGATGTGAAATGGGAGTATGTCATCAACTTGTGTGGCCAGGATTTCCCCCTTAAAACAAACTATGAGCTAGTTATGGAGCTTAAGGCGCTCAATGGAAGCAACATGCTGGAGTCGAGTCGACCCAGTGAGCTGAAGAAGCAGCGCTTTGTCTTCCAGTACGAGCTGCAGAACATGCCTTATGAGTACCACAAGCTTCCAGTGAAAACAACGAGGTTGAAAGATGCAGCTCCTCACAGTATCCAGGTGTTTATTGGAAGTGCATACTTTGTCCTGTCACGGGACTTTGTGGCATTTGTGACCACTAGCCCAGTGGCCAAAGACTTTCTGGCCTGGTCTGCCGACACATACTCACCAGATGAGCACTTCTGGGCCACCTTGGTGCGGGTTCCAGGGGTGCCAGGCCACATTCTGCGGACTCACATCGATATAACGGACCTACAGAGCAAGACACGGTTGGTTAAATGGAACTATCTAGAAGGATCACTTTATCCCCCTTGCACTGGCACCCATATGCGTAGTGTTTGCATCTATGGGGCCGCAGAGCTCCGCTGGCTGCTAAACTACGGCCATTGGTTTGCCAACAAGTTTGATCTCAAAGTGGACCCAATCGTTATTAATTGCTTGGAAGAGAAGCTTGATGAAAAACGAAAACAAAGAGGAAACATGCTGGTGTGA
- the gcnt4a gene encoding beta-1,3-galactosyl-O-glycosyl-glycoprotein beta-1,6-N-acetylglucosaminyltransferase 4 isoform X3: protein MARMTIRCGALHTLRHRCFLFSSSLLLLCLLKLVYINVRVKNSFYLEPYGFTASYFRTWANGHNINCTRIYKLEPVEIGKSLELRRKANVVLEDDRIVSLSADCERFVKTRRYNDIPVFDEELKFPLAYSLVVHKNAPMVERILRAIYAPHNIYCIHYDKKSTPAFIKAMKNMANCLPNLFIASKIESVEYAHITRLNADLNCISDMLKSDVKWEYVINLCGQDFPLKTNYELVMELKALNGSNMLESSRPSELKKQRFVFQYELQNMPYEYHKLPVKTTRLKDAAPHSIQVFIGSAYFVLSRDFVAFVTTSPVAKDFLAWSADTYSPDEHFWATLVRVPGVPGHILRTHIDITDLQSKTRLVKWNYLEGSLYPPCTGTHMRSVCIYGAAELRWLLNYGHWFANKFDLKVDPIVINCLEEKLDEKRKQRGNMLV, encoded by the coding sequence AATGACAATTCGATGTGGTGCCTTACATACGTTGAGACACAGATGCTTCctgttttcttcctctcttctgctGCTGTGTTTACTTAAGCTGGTTTACATCAACGTGAGGGTGAAGAACAGCTTCTATCTGGAGCCCTATGGATTTACTGCCAGCTATTTCAGAACCTGGGCCAATGGGcacaacatcaactgcactcGCATATACAAATTGGAACCTGTGGAGATAGGCAAGTCTTTGGAGTTACGAAGGAAAGCCAACGTGGTCTTGGAAGATGACAGGATTGTCTCTTTGTCCGCAGACTGTGAGAGGTTTGTCAAAACAAGACGATACAATGACATCCCCGTGTTCGATGAGGAATTGAAATTTCCCCTGGCATATTCCCTTGTTGTACACAAGAATGCACCAATGGTAGAGCGCATTCTTCGAGCGATATATGCGCCTCACAACATCTATTGCATTCACTATGACAAAAAATCGACACCAGCTTTTATAAAAGCCATGAAAAACATGGCTAATTGTTTGCCCAACCTGTTTATTGCATCCAAAATTGAGTCTGTTGAGTATGCCCATATCACCAGGCTCAATGCTGACCTGAATTGCATCTCTGACATGTTGAAGTCTGATGTGAAATGGGAGTATGTCATCAACTTGTGTGGCCAGGATTTCCCCCTTAAAACAAACTATGAGCTAGTTATGGAGCTTAAGGCGCTCAATGGAAGCAACATGCTGGAGTCGAGTCGACCCAGTGAGCTGAAGAAGCAGCGCTTTGTCTTCCAGTACGAGCTGCAGAACATGCCTTATGAGTACCACAAGCTTCCAGTGAAAACAACGAGGTTGAAAGATGCAGCTCCTCACAGTATCCAGGTGTTTATTGGAAGTGCATACTTTGTCCTGTCACGGGACTTTGTGGCATTTGTGACCACTAGCCCAGTGGCCAAAGACTTTCTGGCCTGGTCTGCCGACACATACTCACCAGATGAGCACTTCTGGGCCACCTTGGTGCGGGTTCCAGGGGTGCCAGGCCACATTCTGCGGACTCACATCGATATAACGGACCTACAGAGCAAGACACGGTTGGTTAAATGGAACTATCTAGAAGGATCACTTTATCCCCCTTGCACTGGCACCCATATGCGTAGTGTTTGCATCTATGGGGCCGCAGAGCTCCGCTGGCTGCTAAACTACGGCCATTGGTTTGCCAACAAGTTTGATCTCAAAGTGGACCCAATCGTTATTAATTGCTTGGAAGAGAAGCTTGATGAAAAACGAAAACAAAGAGGAAACATGCTGGTGTGA
- the gcnt4a gene encoding beta-1,3-galactosyl-O-glycosyl-glycoprotein beta-1,6-N-acetylglucosaminyltransferase 4 isoform X2 — protein sequence MASRMTIRCGALHTLRHRCFLFSSSLLLLCLLKLVYINVRVKNSFYLEPYGFTASYFRTWANGHNINCTRIYKLEPVEIGKSLELRRKANVVLEDDRIVSLSADCERFVKTRRYNDIPVFDEELKFPLAYSLVVHKNAPMVERILRAIYAPHNIYCIHYDKKSTPAFIKAMKNMANCLPNLFIASKIESVEYAHITRLNADLNCISDMLKSDVKWEYVINLCGQDFPLKTNYELVMELKALNGSNMLESSRPSELKKQRFVFQYELQNMPYEYHKLPVKTTRLKDAAPHSIQVFIGSAYFVLSRDFVAFVTTSPVAKDFLAWSADTYSPDEHFWATLVRVPGVPGHILRTHIDITDLQSKTRLVKWNYLEGSLYPPCTGTHMRSVCIYGAAELRWLLNYGHWFANKFDLKVDPIVINCLEEKLDEKRKQRGNMLV from the coding sequence CAGAATGACAATTCGATGTGGTGCCTTACATACGTTGAGACACAGATGCTTCctgttttcttcctctcttctgctGCTGTGTTTACTTAAGCTGGTTTACATCAACGTGAGGGTGAAGAACAGCTTCTATCTGGAGCCCTATGGATTTACTGCCAGCTATTTCAGAACCTGGGCCAATGGGcacaacatcaactgcactcGCATATACAAATTGGAACCTGTGGAGATAGGCAAGTCTTTGGAGTTACGAAGGAAAGCCAACGTGGTCTTGGAAGATGACAGGATTGTCTCTTTGTCCGCAGACTGTGAGAGGTTTGTCAAAACAAGACGATACAATGACATCCCCGTGTTCGATGAGGAATTGAAATTTCCCCTGGCATATTCCCTTGTTGTACACAAGAATGCACCAATGGTAGAGCGCATTCTTCGAGCGATATATGCGCCTCACAACATCTATTGCATTCACTATGACAAAAAATCGACACCAGCTTTTATAAAAGCCATGAAAAACATGGCTAATTGTTTGCCCAACCTGTTTATTGCATCCAAAATTGAGTCTGTTGAGTATGCCCATATCACCAGGCTCAATGCTGACCTGAATTGCATCTCTGACATGTTGAAGTCTGATGTGAAATGGGAGTATGTCATCAACTTGTGTGGCCAGGATTTCCCCCTTAAAACAAACTATGAGCTAGTTATGGAGCTTAAGGCGCTCAATGGAAGCAACATGCTGGAGTCGAGTCGACCCAGTGAGCTGAAGAAGCAGCGCTTTGTCTTCCAGTACGAGCTGCAGAACATGCCTTATGAGTACCACAAGCTTCCAGTGAAAACAACGAGGTTGAAAGATGCAGCTCCTCACAGTATCCAGGTGTTTATTGGAAGTGCATACTTTGTCCTGTCACGGGACTTTGTGGCATTTGTGACCACTAGCCCAGTGGCCAAAGACTTTCTGGCCTGGTCTGCCGACACATACTCACCAGATGAGCACTTCTGGGCCACCTTGGTGCGGGTTCCAGGGGTGCCAGGCCACATTCTGCGGACTCACATCGATATAACGGACCTACAGAGCAAGACACGGTTGGTTAAATGGAACTATCTAGAAGGATCACTTTATCCCCCTTGCACTGGCACCCATATGCGTAGTGTTTGCATCTATGGGGCCGCAGAGCTCCGCTGGCTGCTAAACTACGGCCATTGGTTTGCCAACAAGTTTGATCTCAAAGTGGACCCAATCGTTATTAATTGCTTGGAAGAGAAGCTTGATGAAAAACGAAAACAAAGAGGAAACATGCTGGTGTGA
- the gcnt4a gene encoding beta-1,3-galactosyl-O-glycosyl-glycoprotein beta-1,6-N-acetylglucosaminyltransferase 4 isoform X1, which translates to MYLLTVLFFLLSPSRMTIRCGALHTLRHRCFLFSSSLLLLCLLKLVYINVRVKNSFYLEPYGFTASYFRTWANGHNINCTRIYKLEPVEIGKSLELRRKANVVLEDDRIVSLSADCERFVKTRRYNDIPVFDEELKFPLAYSLVVHKNAPMVERILRAIYAPHNIYCIHYDKKSTPAFIKAMKNMANCLPNLFIASKIESVEYAHITRLNADLNCISDMLKSDVKWEYVINLCGQDFPLKTNYELVMELKALNGSNMLESSRPSELKKQRFVFQYELQNMPYEYHKLPVKTTRLKDAAPHSIQVFIGSAYFVLSRDFVAFVTTSPVAKDFLAWSADTYSPDEHFWATLVRVPGVPGHILRTHIDITDLQSKTRLVKWNYLEGSLYPPCTGTHMRSVCIYGAAELRWLLNYGHWFANKFDLKVDPIVINCLEEKLDEKRKQRGNMLV; encoded by the coding sequence ATGTATTTACTGACTGTTCTTTTCTTTCTATTGTCTCCCAGCAGAATGACAATTCGATGTGGTGCCTTACATACGTTGAGACACAGATGCTTCctgttttcttcctctcttctgctGCTGTGTTTACTTAAGCTGGTTTACATCAACGTGAGGGTGAAGAACAGCTTCTATCTGGAGCCCTATGGATTTACTGCCAGCTATTTCAGAACCTGGGCCAATGGGcacaacatcaactgcactcGCATATACAAATTGGAACCTGTGGAGATAGGCAAGTCTTTGGAGTTACGAAGGAAAGCCAACGTGGTCTTGGAAGATGACAGGATTGTCTCTTTGTCCGCAGACTGTGAGAGGTTTGTCAAAACAAGACGATACAATGACATCCCCGTGTTCGATGAGGAATTGAAATTTCCCCTGGCATATTCCCTTGTTGTACACAAGAATGCACCAATGGTAGAGCGCATTCTTCGAGCGATATATGCGCCTCACAACATCTATTGCATTCACTATGACAAAAAATCGACACCAGCTTTTATAAAAGCCATGAAAAACATGGCTAATTGTTTGCCCAACCTGTTTATTGCATCCAAAATTGAGTCTGTTGAGTATGCCCATATCACCAGGCTCAATGCTGACCTGAATTGCATCTCTGACATGTTGAAGTCTGATGTGAAATGGGAGTATGTCATCAACTTGTGTGGCCAGGATTTCCCCCTTAAAACAAACTATGAGCTAGTTATGGAGCTTAAGGCGCTCAATGGAAGCAACATGCTGGAGTCGAGTCGACCCAGTGAGCTGAAGAAGCAGCGCTTTGTCTTCCAGTACGAGCTGCAGAACATGCCTTATGAGTACCACAAGCTTCCAGTGAAAACAACGAGGTTGAAAGATGCAGCTCCTCACAGTATCCAGGTGTTTATTGGAAGTGCATACTTTGTCCTGTCACGGGACTTTGTGGCATTTGTGACCACTAGCCCAGTGGCCAAAGACTTTCTGGCCTGGTCTGCCGACACATACTCACCAGATGAGCACTTCTGGGCCACCTTGGTGCGGGTTCCAGGGGTGCCAGGCCACATTCTGCGGACTCACATCGATATAACGGACCTACAGAGCAAGACACGGTTGGTTAAATGGAACTATCTAGAAGGATCACTTTATCCCCCTTGCACTGGCACCCATATGCGTAGTGTTTGCATCTATGGGGCCGCAGAGCTCCGCTGGCTGCTAAACTACGGCCATTGGTTTGCCAACAAGTTTGATCTCAAAGTGGACCCAATCGTTATTAATTGCTTGGAAGAGAAGCTTGATGAAAAACGAAAACAAAGAGGAAACATGCTGGTGTGA